CACGCGGCGATGGGTCACTGCACGCCCAGGGCGTCGGCGCCGGCGGCGCGACAGGCTGCACCCCCCGCAGCTGCCGCGCCCGCCGCTGCGGCCGCGAGCGATCCGGACTGTCCGCCCGAGCACGCGGCCATGGGGCACTGCACGTCGAAGGCCGTCGCGCCTGCCGCCGCCCCGGCCGCGATGACCACCGGCGGCACCGCGCTGCCCGCCGGGAACGCACCCGCGCCCGCGGCGCCCGAGGCGACCTACGCCGACCGCGTCTGGGGCCGCGACGCGATGGCGCCTGCGCGCGCCACGCTGCGCAGCGAGCATGGCGGCATGTCGTTCTCGCAGCTGATGCTGAACCTCGCCGAGGTGCAGTTCCGCGACGGCCGCGACGGCTACAGGTGGGACGGCGAGTTCTGGTATGGCGGCGACATCAACCGACTGACCATCAAGAGCGAGGGCGAAGGCGCGTTCCGCGAGGACGCGGAGGGCGAGGTGCAGGCGCTCTACAGCCGCGCCGTCGGGCCCTACTTTAATCTGCAGGCCGGCGTCCGGCAGGACTTCCGTCGCGGCCCGGACCGGACCTACGCGACGGTCGGCTTCGAAGGCCTCGCGCCATACTGGTTCGACGTCGAAGGCGCGCTGTTCCTGTCGGATAGGGGCGATGTGCTCGGGCGCCTCGAAGGCTATTACGACCAGCGCATCACCCAGCGGCTCGTGCTGCAGCCGCGCGTCGAGCTCAACCTGTCGGCGCAGGACGTGCCGTCCAGCAACATCGGATCGGGCGTGACCGACGCCGAGGCCGGGCTGCGCCTGCGCTACGAGATCAGGCGCGAGTTCGCCCCCTATGTCGGCGTGTCCTGGGAGCGCAGGTTCGGCGACACCGCCCGATACAGCCGCGCGGCGGGCGAAGGCACCGGCGGCTTCAGCCTCGTCGCGGGGATCCGCGCCTGGTTCTGAGCGGAGTGGAGAGCGGGGCAACAGGGAGTGACACCATGAAGAACCCTTACGTGAACCTCGCGGTCCAGTCGCTCGTGGGCGGCATCATCATGTATTTCGTCATGTTCGTGATGATCAACCGCCTGTCGAGCTTCTTCAACAACCTGAACATGCTCTACATGGCGCTGATGATGGTCACGCCGATGGTCGTGCTGATGATCGTCGCCATGCCGCACATGTTCCCGTCGAAGCGGGCAAACGCCGCCCTGCTCGTCGGGTCGGCGGTGGTGTTCGTGGCGAGCTTCGCGCTCATACGCACCCAGACGACGATCGGCGACACGGCCTTCCTGCGCTCGATGATCCCGCACCACTCGGGCGCGATCCTGATGTGCCGCGAGGCGTCGCTGCGCGACCCCAAGCTGAAGTCGCTGTGCCAGGACATCATCCGCTCGCAGCAGCAGGAAATCGATCAGATGAAGGGCATGCTCGCGCGCCAGTGAGGCGCCCGACCACGAGGGGACGAATGCGAAGCACGAGGATGCGGCTGCACATCGGGGCGAGCTGGCTTCACCGCTGGCTGGCGCTCGTAATCGGCGTCCAGCTGCTGCTGTGGTTCACGAGCGGGCTCGTCATGAGCCTGCTGCCGATCGAGCGGGTGCGCGGCGAGCACCTGGTCGAGCGCGAGGACGGGGGCGTCCTGCCAGCGCAGGCCTACGCGCC
The nucleotide sequence above comes from Roseomonas aeriglobus. Encoded proteins:
- a CDS encoding copper resistance protein B, which gives rise to MAPARATLRSEHGGMSFSQLMLNLAEVQFRDGRDGYRWDGEFWYGGDINRLTIKSEGEGAFREDAEGEVQALYSRAVGPYFNLQAGVRQDFRRGPDRTYATVGFEGLAPYWFDVEGALFLSDRGDVLGRLEGYYDQRITQRLVLQPRVELNLSAQDVPSSNIGSGVTDAEAGLRLRYEIRREFAPYVGVSWERRFGDTARYSRAAGEGTGGFSLVAGIRAWF
- a CDS encoding DUF305 domain-containing protein, with protein sequence MKNPYVNLAVQSLVGGIIMYFVMFVMINRLSSFFNNLNMLYMALMMVTPMVVLMIVAMPHMFPSKRANAALLVGSAVVFVASFALIRTQTTIGDTAFLRSMIPHHSGAILMCREASLRDPKLKSLCQDIIRSQQQEIDQMKGMLARQ